From Cellulomonas chengniuliangii, the proteins below share one genomic window:
- a CDS encoding HAD-IA family hydrolase — MTIRPLHAADRGMPPAYELAVAAVLLDMDGTLVDSTAVVEAVWGEFAATHGVDLEAVLRFSHGRRTIDTVTAFLPDPHQARDVAADIEADELVRLEGIIAIPGARDLLASLPDACVAVVTSAERELAVRRLTAVGLSCPTVLVAAEDVEAGKPSPDGFLRAAAALGVSAEDCAAFEDAEAGLQAARAAGAFTVVVGGYESPITRDLRRVIDFRQVRARIEGHRVVLALP; from the coding sequence GTGACGATCCGCCCGCTCCACGCCGCCGATAGGGGGATGCCGCCCGCGTACGAGTTGGCCGTCGCGGCTGTCCTGCTCGATATGGACGGCACGCTCGTGGACTCCACCGCTGTCGTCGAGGCCGTCTGGGGTGAGTTCGCCGCCACGCACGGCGTCGACCTTGAAGCGGTGCTGCGCTTCTCCCACGGACGCCGCACCATTGACACAGTGACCGCTTTCCTGCCGGACCCACACCAGGCACGCGACGTCGCAGCCGACATCGAGGCCGACGAACTCGTACGCCTTGAGGGGATCATCGCGATCCCCGGAGCACGCGATCTGCTCGCCTCACTGCCCGACGCATGCGTCGCCGTGGTGACGTCGGCTGAGCGGGAGCTCGCCGTACGCCGGCTGACGGCAGTTGGCCTGTCGTGTCCCACCGTGCTCGTGGCCGCGGAAGACGTCGAGGCTGGCAAGCCATCTCCTGACGGGTTCCTGCGTGCGGCAGCCGCGCTCGGGGTCTCCGCGGAGGACTGCGCCGCCTTCGAGGACGCTGAAGCGGGCCTGCAGGCCGCGAGGGCCGCAGGTGCGTTCACCGTCGTCGTCGGTGGCTACGAGTCACCCATCACCCGTGATCTCCGACGAGTGATCGACTTCCGCCAGGTGAGAGCACGCATCGAGGGCCACCGCGTGGTGCTCGCACTCCCCTAA
- a CDS encoding SDR family oxidoreductase — translation MEHSNDKIALVTGGSRGIGRRVAERLAERGCQVVVGYRKNSELAEEVVRELKRLGGGGFAVRADLENPEEVTTLFDAVAEEYGRLDYYVNSAAAAAFKHVVDLKPHHLDRAYGVNVRPFVLGAQEAVTLMDRGGRIVALTSYGSIRAFPTYAALGSYKAAVESFVRFMAVEFAGYGINVNAVSGGLIQSDSLDYFYAMDGIPPIESVLARIPKGRAGTVDEMAATVDFLLSPGSEYITGQTLVVDGGLSIAAPPFHVDATAPIALPERPRRD, via the coding sequence GTGGAGCACAGCAACGACAAGATCGCTCTGGTGACCGGGGGGTCGCGCGGCATCGGGCGCAGGGTCGCGGAGCGGCTGGCCGAGCGCGGGTGCCAGGTGGTGGTCGGGTACCGCAAGAACTCCGAGCTGGCCGAGGAGGTGGTGCGCGAGCTCAAACGCCTGGGCGGCGGGGGCTTCGCGGTGCGGGCCGACCTCGAGAACCCGGAGGAGGTGACGACGCTCTTCGACGCGGTCGCCGAGGAGTACGGGCGGCTCGACTACTACGTGAACAGCGCGGCAGCCGCGGCGTTCAAGCACGTGGTCGACCTCAAGCCCCACCACCTGGACCGCGCCTACGGCGTCAACGTGCGCCCGTTCGTGCTGGGCGCGCAGGAGGCTGTGACGCTGATGGACCGGGGCGGGCGCATCGTCGCGCTGACCAGCTACGGCAGCATCCGCGCGTTCCCCACCTACGCGGCCCTGGGCTCCTACAAGGCGGCCGTCGAGTCGTTCGTGCGGTTCATGGCCGTGGAGTTCGCCGGGTACGGCATCAACGTCAACGCCGTCAGTGGAGGGCTCATCCAGTCCGACTCCCTGGACTACTTCTACGCGATGGACGGCATCCCCCCGATCGAGAGCGTGCTGGCCCGCATCCCCAAGGGGCGCGCCGGGACCGTCGACGAGATGGCCGCGACCGTCGACTTCCTGCTCTCTCCCGGCTCGGAGTACATCACCGGCCAGACCCTGGTGGTCGACGGCGGGCTGTCCATCGCCGCGCCGCCGTTCCACGTCGACGCCACGGCGCCCATCGCCCTCCCGGAGCGTCCCCGCCGGGACTGA
- a CDS encoding beta-ketoacyl-[acyl-carrier-protein] synthase family protein yields MAEHVADDRRVVITGMGALTPLGNSWPETWAGLLEGRSGVDKITAFDASEFPTRIAGEVRGFDPAALLPVKRRKRSSRASQLAVAASREAVADAGLGPSLEDVDAGVVINSAVSGYPEIQDATEAYALDGIRAISPSFVASSLTNMAACEVAIDLGVHGPVNASALACASGTAALLDARRTLLAGEADVVIAGGTDAAITPVMFAGLTTMRGLSRNNDSPQEASRPFDADRDGFVFGEGAVVCTLELLSHARARGARVYAEVLGGAMTSDAFHIVAPDPSGRYAAQAIAQALRRARLDPSDVELVAAHGTSTLANDRTETMALRQAFGAHADGLAVTAPKSMTGHLIGAAGTLASLLCAMAIVEGVIPPTINYATPDPECDLDYVPGVAREQRVRHAITNAFGFGGQNCVLAFGPV; encoded by the coding sequence ATGGCCGAGCACGTGGCCGACGACCGGCGGGTGGTGATCACCGGGATGGGGGCGCTCACCCCGCTGGGCAACTCGTGGCCCGAGACGTGGGCGGGGCTGCTCGAGGGGCGTAGCGGCGTCGACAAGATCACCGCGTTCGACGCGTCCGAGTTCCCGACCCGCATCGCGGGGGAGGTCCGCGGGTTCGACCCGGCGGCGCTGCTGCCCGTCAAGCGGCGCAAGCGGTCCTCCCGGGCGTCCCAGCTCGCCGTCGCGGCGTCACGCGAGGCCGTGGCCGACGCGGGCTTGGGGCCCAGCCTTGAGGACGTCGACGCGGGGGTCGTGATCAACAGCGCCGTCTCCGGCTACCCCGAGATCCAGGACGCCACCGAGGCGTACGCGCTCGACGGCATCCGGGCGATCAGCCCGAGCTTCGTCGCGTCGTCGCTCACCAACATGGCGGCCTGCGAGGTCGCGATCGACCTGGGGGTGCACGGCCCGGTCAACGCCAGCGCCCTGGCCTGTGCCAGCGGGACGGCCGCCCTGCTCGACGCCCGCCGGACGCTGCTGGCCGGCGAGGCGGACGTCGTCATCGCCGGGGGCACTGACGCGGCCATCACACCTGTGATGTTCGCCGGCCTCACCACCATGCGCGGGCTGTCCCGCAACAACGACTCCCCGCAGGAGGCCAGCCGCCCCTTCGACGCCGACCGCGACGGGTTCGTGTTCGGCGAAGGCGCCGTGGTCTGCACGCTGGAGCTGCTCTCCCACGCCCGGGCCCGCGGCGCCCGCGTCTACGCCGAGGTGCTGGGCGGTGCGATGACCTCCGACGCCTTCCATATCGTCGCCCCCGACCCCAGCGGCCGGTACGCCGCCCAGGCCATCGCGCAGGCCCTGCGCCGAGCCCGCCTCGACCCGTCGGACGTCGAGCTGGTCGCCGCGCACGGCACCTCGACCCTGGCCAACGACCGCACGGAGACCATGGCCCTGCGCCAGGCCTTCGGTGCGCACGCCGACGGCCTGGCTGTGACGGCGCCCAAGTCCATGACCGGGCACCTGATCGGCGCCGCCGGGACGCTGGCCTCCCTGCTCTGCGCGATGGCCATCGTCGAGGGCGTCATCCCACCGACCATCAACTACGCGACACCCGACCCCGAGTGCGACCTCGACTACGTGCCCGGTGTCGCGCGCGAGCAGCGCGTCCGGCACGCGATCACCAACGCGTTCGGGTTCGGCGGGCAGAACTGCGTCCTGGCATTCGGGCCGGTGTAG
- a CDS encoding DUF6328 family protein: MSAPDQTPDGDRNETPTERMDRNWNELLQELRVTQTGVQILTGFLLTVPFQQRFGDLDAYQRNLYLELVVLAVITTGLIVAPVSVHRILFRKRLKAELVSAADRLARAGLGTLALVLSGTAMLIFDVVVGRAEGIVAGATVLVALTALWLVIPLRLAHVSGDSPRPSP, encoded by the coding sequence ATGTCCGCCCCCGACCAGACGCCCGACGGCGACCGCAACGAGACCCCCACGGAGCGGATGGACCGCAACTGGAACGAGCTGCTCCAGGAGCTGCGTGTCACCCAGACGGGCGTGCAGATCCTCACGGGGTTCCTGCTGACGGTCCCGTTCCAGCAGCGCTTCGGCGATCTGGACGCCTATCAGCGGAACCTGTACCTGGAGCTGGTGGTGTTGGCGGTGATCACGACAGGCCTGATCGTGGCGCCCGTGAGCGTGCATCGGATCCTGTTCCGCAAACGCCTGAAGGCCGAGCTGGTGTCCGCGGCGGACCGGTTGGCGCGGGCGGGCCTGGGGACGTTGGCGCTGGTGCTCTCGGGCACCGCGATGCTCATCTTCGACGTGGTGGTGGGCCGTGCGGAGGGGATCGTGGCGGGCGCCACGGTGCTCGTCGCGCTGACGGCCCTCTGGCTGGTGATCCCGTTGCGCCTGGCCCATGTCTCGGGTGACTCGCCGCGGCCGAGCCCGTAG
- a CDS encoding ATP-dependent DNA ligase: MDLPVMPPVDPMLAKSVPAIPPGELYEPKWDGFRAIVFRDGDEVEIGSRNTRPMQRYFPDIVEAALAHLPERCVVDGEIVLPSATTGGLDWDALQQRIHPAASRVRLLARETPALLILFDLLALDDADLTGTPFAERRARLEQIISPNPQVYVTAQTDDQAVAADWFQSFEGAGLDGVVAKSADLLYQPGKRVMAKVKHGRTADCVIAGYRPHKSGDDAVGSLLLGLYTSEGVLASVGVAAAFSMARRRELVTELAPLVTSLDDHPWNYDASGRTPRESEQSRWSAGKDLSFIPLRPELVVEVGYDHLEGDRFRHVAQFRRWRPDRDPSSCTYEQLEEPVSYALADVLAAGV; encoded by the coding sequence ATGGACCTGCCTGTGATGCCGCCGGTGGACCCGATGCTGGCCAAGTCCGTGCCGGCGATCCCCCCGGGCGAGCTCTACGAGCCGAAGTGGGACGGCTTCCGCGCGATCGTCTTCCGAGACGGCGACGAGGTGGAGATCGGCAGCCGCAACACCCGCCCGATGCAGCGGTACTTCCCCGACATCGTGGAGGCGGCGCTCGCCCACCTTCCCGAGCGGTGCGTGGTCGACGGGGAGATCGTCCTCCCGTCCGCCACCACCGGCGGACTGGACTGGGACGCGCTCCAGCAGCGGATCCACCCCGCCGCGTCCCGGGTGCGGCTGCTCGCCCGGGAGACCCCGGCGCTGCTGATCCTGTTCGACCTGCTCGCGCTGGACGACGCCGACCTGACGGGCACGCCCTTCGCGGAACGCCGGGCGCGGCTCGAGCAGATCATCAGCCCCAACCCGCAGGTGTACGTCACCGCCCAGACCGACGACCAGGCCGTGGCCGCCGACTGGTTCCAGAGCTTCGAGGGCGCCGGGCTCGACGGAGTCGTCGCGAAGTCCGCCGATCTGCTCTACCAACCGGGCAAACGCGTCATGGCGAAGGTCAAGCACGGGCGCACCGCCGACTGCGTGATCGCCGGGTACCGCCCGCACAAGTCCGGCGACGACGCCGTCGGCTCCCTGCTGCTCGGCCTGTACACGTCCGAGGGGGTGCTCGCGTCCGTGGGCGTCGCCGCCGCCTTCTCGATGGCCCGGCGCCGCGAGCTCGTCACCGAGCTCGCACCGCTGGTCACCTCGCTCGACGACCACCCGTGGAACTACGACGCCAGCGGCCGCACCCCGCGCGAGTCCGAGCAGAGCCGGTGGAGCGCCGGCAAAGACCTCTCCTTCATCCCGCTGCGCCCCGAGCTGGTCGTCGAGGTCGGCTACGACCACCTCGAGGGCGACCGGTTCCGGCACGTCGCCCAGTTCCGGCGCTGGCGGCCCGACCGCGACCCGTCATCGTGCACCTACGAGCAGCTCGAGGAGCCGGTGTCCTACGCGCTCGCGGACGTCCTGGCGGCGGGCGTCTAG
- a CDS encoding TIGR03086 family metal-binding protein, translating to MDELHLLHRVNADKITSLVTQVGDRWDTPTSYANWTVRELLNHLTAEQLWAPELLAGRSVEEIGDRFEGDLLGDDPLAAWRLAVESALAAFAEPGALERTVQFSDTPLTADQYLDQMVTDLALHSWDLATAIDADADLDPATVDRLLVEWTGRAEESLRGPMFTGPDEPPSPIDVSDEEEAQTRLLALFGRRA from the coding sequence ATGGACGAACTCCACCTTCTGCACCGCGTGAACGCGGACAAGATCACGTCGCTGGTGACGCAAGTCGGCGACCGCTGGGACACTCCGACGTCCTACGCCAACTGGACAGTCCGAGAGCTCCTCAACCACCTCACGGCCGAGCAGCTGTGGGCGCCTGAGCTGCTCGCGGGGCGGAGCGTCGAGGAGATCGGCGACCGCTTCGAGGGCGACCTCCTCGGGGACGACCCGCTGGCCGCGTGGCGGCTCGCGGTGGAGTCGGCGCTCGCCGCGTTCGCCGAGCCGGGCGCCCTCGAGCGCACCGTGCAGTTCAGCGACACGCCGCTGACTGCCGACCAGTATCTCGACCAGATGGTCACCGACCTGGCCCTGCACAGCTGGGACCTGGCCACGGCCATCGACGCCGACGCCGACCTCGACCCCGCCACGGTGGACCGCCTGCTCGTGGAGTGGACAGGCAGGGCCGAGGAGTCGCTCCGCGGCCCGATGTTCACGGGCCCGGACGAGCCGCCGTCTCCGATCGACGTCTCCGACGAGGAGGAGGCTCAGACCCGGCTGCTGGCCCTGTTCGGCCGCCGCGCCTGA
- a CDS encoding class I adenylate-forming enzyme family protein, whose amino-acid sequence MSYDPTRFQQYVEHELTYVAGFRRNVRRYGDAVAVTEPVSGRTWTYAQLGADVDRTATMLAERGAGRGDAVVYQLYNGVEFALLYLATHSLGAVSVPINYRLAPAEISHILRDSDPVVFVYDQECAPAAQRALDLAGTSPAVLVVGPGGNGVQSFDAAVEQSGGGLQAVPLDGFSTYEETTRLYTSGTTGMPKGVALPSLVEVMTAHDVIMHFPLTPADRTLNMTPWFHRGGLHSGGPTPAFYIGASVAPMRAFDAATVLDWVGEHSLTFLIGAPTTLEMLAAEQEREPRDLGTLNGIVTMGAPLDRAAALRYQQVLTPRIFNGYGTTEAFWNTFLRPEDLPDRAGTAGRACTDDDVAVVKVFEDRRAAPDELVAQDGVEAGELIMRSPKSGYSYVNLPGLEEEKFHDGWLYPGDMATWDADGYVTILGRKDDMILSGGENVHPVQVEAALADHPDVANSVVVGVPDERWGQRIVAYVVRRDGVVGVDELDAFCRGHDALADFKRPRAYRFVDEVPLTATGKKMHFKVVEQAVQDDRDGLLESPARSTGEAPVGMERRG is encoded by the coding sequence GTGAGCTACGACCCGACCAGGTTCCAGCAGTACGTCGAGCACGAGCTGACGTACGTCGCGGGGTTCCGCCGCAACGTGCGCAGGTACGGCGACGCCGTGGCGGTCACCGAGCCCGTGAGCGGGCGGACGTGGACCTACGCGCAGCTCGGCGCCGACGTGGACCGCACCGCGACCATGCTGGCCGAGCGCGGCGCGGGCCGGGGCGACGCGGTGGTCTACCAGCTCTACAACGGCGTCGAGTTCGCACTGCTGTACCTCGCCACGCACAGCCTCGGCGCGGTCAGCGTGCCGATCAACTACCGGCTCGCCCCCGCGGAGATCTCGCACATCCTGCGGGACAGCGACCCGGTGGTGTTCGTCTACGACCAGGAGTGCGCGCCCGCCGCGCAGCGAGCGCTCGACCTGGCGGGGACCTCGCCGGCGGTGCTGGTGGTGGGGCCGGGCGGCAACGGCGTGCAGTCCTTCGACGCGGCGGTCGAGCAGTCCGGCGGCGGGCTGCAGGCGGTCCCGCTCGACGGGTTCTCCACCTACGAGGAGACCACCCGGCTGTACACCTCGGGCACCACCGGCATGCCCAAGGGCGTGGCGCTGCCGTCCCTCGTTGAGGTGATGACCGCCCACGACGTGATCATGCACTTCCCGCTGACCCCGGCCGACCGCACCCTCAACATGACCCCGTGGTTCCACCGCGGCGGCCTGCACTCCGGCGGCCCGACGCCAGCCTTCTACATCGGCGCGAGCGTGGCGCCGATGCGCGCCTTCGACGCGGCCACCGTGCTCGACTGGGTGGGGGAGCACTCCCTGACTTTCCTGATCGGCGCGCCGACCACGCTGGAGATGCTCGCAGCCGAGCAGGAGCGCGAGCCCCGGGACCTCGGCACGCTCAACGGCATCGTCACGATGGGGGCGCCCCTGGACCGCGCGGCGGCGCTGCGCTACCAGCAGGTGCTCACCCCCCGGATCTTCAACGGCTACGGCACCACCGAGGCGTTCTGGAACACGTTCCTGCGGCCCGAGGACCTGCCCGATCGCGCCGGGACCGCCGGGCGGGCGTGCACCGACGACGACGTCGCCGTGGTCAAGGTCTTCGAGGACCGCCGCGCCGCGCCCGACGAGCTCGTCGCGCAGGACGGCGTCGAGGCCGGGGAGCTGATCATGCGCTCGCCCAAGTCCGGCTACAGCTACGTGAACCTGCCCGGGCTGGAGGAGGAGAAGTTCCACGACGGGTGGCTCTACCCGGGCGACATGGCCACCTGGGACGCCGACGGGTACGTGACGATCTTGGGCCGCAAGGACGACATGATCCTGTCGGGCGGGGAGAACGTGCACCCGGTGCAGGTCGAGGCGGCTCTCGCCGACCACCCGGACGTCGCGAACTCCGTGGTGGTGGGTGTCCCGGACGAGCGGTGGGGGCAGCGGATCGTCGCGTATGTGGTCCGCCGCGACGGGGTGGTGGGCGTCGACGAGCTGGACGCGTTCTGCCGAGGGCACGACGCGCTCGCGGACTTCAAGCGCCCGCGCGCGTACCGGTTCGTCGACGAGGTCCCGCTGACCGCGACCGGCAAGAAGATGCACTTCAAGGTCGTCGAGCAGGCGGTGCAGGACGACCGCGACGGGTTGCTGGAGTCGCCGGCGCGGAGCACAGGGGAGGCCCCGGTGGGAATGGAGCGCCGTGGCTGA
- a CDS encoding GNAT family N-acetyltransferase, which produces MLLAVSALPLPDPDLSSGGVLLRPWLADEAVALHAAFADPEVLAFTWPSPDPYLVEDAQRFLEDQQRSRIAGQELQLAVAACGTGMLWGGVSLYAVDLTQRRASIGYWLTTAARGRGAATTAVRLLTDWGFDALNLARVELTCGPDNIASQRVAQRCGFRREGVLRSHMTFKSGRRDTVVHSLLAGGLAE; this is translated from the coding sequence ATGCTGCTTGCGGTGAGCGCCTTACCGCTGCCTGACCCGGACTTGTCCTCCGGTGGCGTCCTGTTGCGACCGTGGCTCGCCGACGAGGCAGTCGCTCTGCATGCGGCCTTCGCTGACCCGGAGGTGCTGGCGTTCACATGGCCGTCCCCTGACCCTTACCTCGTCGAGGACGCGCAGCGGTTCTTGGAGGACCAGCAGCGCTCGCGGATCGCGGGGCAGGAGTTGCAGCTGGCGGTGGCGGCGTGCGGCACGGGGATGCTGTGGGGCGGTGTGTCGCTGTACGCGGTCGATCTGACGCAGCGACGGGCGTCCATCGGGTACTGGCTCACGACGGCGGCGCGTGGTCGGGGTGCCGCGACCACAGCCGTTCGGCTGCTGACGGATTGGGGCTTCGACGCCCTGAACCTCGCGCGCGTGGAACTGACCTGCGGCCCCGACAACATCGCCTCGCAGCGGGTAGCTCAGCGATGCGGGTTCCGGCGCGAAGGCGTGCTGCGCTCGCACATGACCTTCAAATCGGGTCGCCGGGACACCGTTGTCCACAGCCTGCTGGCTGGAGGCCTCGCCGAGTGA
- a CDS encoding CPBP family glutamic-type intramembrane protease, with amino-acid sequence MTDTLRGAALATPPTGRLAAVRLLAAALVCGSAVLLFAVHLRPIAYLPLVAGVLLAWAVDRALGADLTLIAVGMGIISAISLKADLSDAGIARFAVVLALAVAVPLALSRWWLRHDAITFPWRVGRPWTRVHWTYLIVVVVAGYLVLPWYFLTSGAWQNWPALDGSGEIARLFVGVAAVGTWDELFFICTVFALLRRHFSMWTANVLQAAVFVSFLWELGYQSWGPLLTVPFALVQGLTYAKTASLTYVLTVHLLFDAVVFAVLVHAHHPHLFDVFLTSV; translated from the coding sequence GTGACCGACACCCTGCGCGGAGCTGCGCTGGCGACGCCGCCGACCGGGCGCCTCGCCGCCGTGCGCCTGCTCGCCGCCGCGCTGGTCTGCGGCTCGGCGGTGCTGCTGTTCGCCGTGCACCTGCGGCCGATCGCCTACCTCCCCCTGGTCGCGGGCGTGCTGCTGGCCTGGGCGGTGGACCGCGCGCTCGGAGCCGACCTCACCCTCATCGCCGTCGGCATGGGGATCATCAGCGCGATCTCCTTGAAGGCCGACCTGTCGGACGCGGGCATCGCCCGGTTCGCCGTGGTGCTGGCCCTGGCGGTGGCCGTCCCGCTCGCGCTGTCGCGCTGGTGGCTGCGGCACGACGCGATCACCTTCCCCTGGCGGGTCGGGCGGCCGTGGACGCGCGTGCACTGGACCTACCTGATCGTCGTGGTCGTGGCCGGGTACCTGGTGCTGCCCTGGTACTTCTTGACCTCCGGCGCGTGGCAGAACTGGCCGGCCCTGGACGGCTCGGGGGAGATCGCCCGGCTGTTCGTGGGCGTCGCGGCCGTGGGCACGTGGGACGAGCTGTTCTTCATCTGCACGGTCTTCGCGCTGCTCCGCAGGCACTTCTCGATGTGGACCGCGAACGTGCTGCAGGCCGCGGTGTTCGTGTCGTTCCTGTGGGAGCTCGGCTACCAGTCGTGGGGGCCGCTGCTGACCGTGCCCTTCGCCCTGGTGCAAGGGCTCACGTACGCCAAGACGGCGTCGCTGACGTACGTGCTGACCGTCCACCTGCTGTTCGACGCCGTGGTGTTCGCGGTGCTCGTGCACGCCCACCACCCGCACCTGTTCGACGTCTTCCTCACCTCGGTGTAG
- a CDS encoding thioredoxin domain-containing protein yields the protein MANRLAHSTSPYLLQHAENPVDWHEWGDEAFAEARRRDVPLLVSVGYASCHWCHVMAHESFEDDATAAYMNQHFVNVKVDREERPDVDAVYMAATQGMTGQGGWPMTVFTTPDGQPFFCGTYFPPVPIGGMASFRQVLEAVEDAWRTQREDLQSNAEVIGEALGSRPAPVPGAGGVPSAAAMEAAAAAARDEITGSYDAQDGGFGSAPKFPPTMVLEWLLRRAARAHDVVALDMAEHTLTAMARGGMADQIGGGFARYSVDASWTVPHFEKMLEDNALLLRVYTHWWRQTGSALALDVAERTARWLMRALRTDQGGFASSLDADTRGVEGATYVWTPAQLEEVLGAEDGAWAAKVFGVTEEGTFEHGASVLQLRHDPGQDAAERLASVRRRLLKARRDRPQPQRDEKVVAAWNGLAITALAESGAILGHRHWVAAALRAAALLDTVHLRTEPTGPDGAAETRVMRTSRDGVVSTAAGVLADYANVAEGFLALYSVTDDEHWFTRAGELLETVLSHFSDGDGGFFDTADDRTDPVLARMLRPRDIADGPAPAGPSAAAGALLAYAALTGSARHREAAEAALAVPLAIAARAPRACGWALAVTEAALDGPVQVAVIGRSLDPATGELAQVARRSPAPGAVLAVGDPERIEVLGTRVPLLEGRTLVGGLAAAYVCRGFVCDLPATDPGQLARALGGAATAPGAR from the coding sequence GTGGCCAACCGACTCGCTCACAGCACCAGCCCGTACCTGCTGCAGCACGCCGAGAACCCCGTCGACTGGCACGAGTGGGGCGACGAGGCGTTCGCCGAGGCGCGCCGTCGCGACGTGCCGCTGCTCGTCTCGGTCGGTTACGCGTCCTGCCACTGGTGCCACGTCATGGCCCACGAGTCCTTCGAGGACGACGCGACCGCCGCGTACATGAACCAGCACTTCGTGAACGTCAAGGTGGACCGCGAGGAGCGGCCCGACGTGGACGCCGTGTACATGGCCGCCACGCAGGGCATGACGGGCCAGGGCGGCTGGCCCATGACGGTCTTCACGACGCCTGACGGCCAGCCGTTCTTCTGCGGCACCTACTTCCCGCCCGTCCCGATCGGCGGCATGGCCTCGTTCCGCCAGGTGCTCGAGGCCGTCGAGGACGCGTGGCGCACGCAGCGCGAGGACCTGCAGAGCAACGCCGAGGTGATCGGCGAGGCGCTCGGGTCGCGACCAGCTCCTGTCCCCGGAGCCGGCGGCGTCCCCTCGGCCGCGGCGATGGAGGCCGCCGCGGCGGCGGCGCGCGACGAGATCACCGGCTCGTACGACGCGCAGGACGGCGGGTTCGGCTCCGCGCCCAAGTTCCCGCCGACGATGGTGCTCGAGTGGCTGCTGCGACGTGCTGCGCGGGCGCACGACGTCGTGGCCCTCGACATGGCCGAGCACACCCTCACGGCGATGGCCCGCGGCGGCATGGCGGACCAGATCGGCGGCGGCTTCGCCCGGTACTCAGTCGACGCGAGCTGGACCGTGCCGCACTTCGAGAAGATGCTCGAGGACAACGCGTTGCTGCTGCGCGTGTACACGCACTGGTGGCGGCAGACCGGCTCGGCCCTGGCGCTCGACGTCGCCGAGCGGACCGCGCGGTGGCTCATGCGGGCGCTGCGCACCGACCAGGGCGGCTTCGCCTCCTCCCTCGACGCCGACACGCGGGGCGTCGAGGGGGCGACCTACGTCTGGACGCCCGCGCAGCTGGAGGAGGTGCTGGGCGCGGAGGACGGCGCCTGGGCCGCGAAGGTCTTCGGGGTGACCGAGGAGGGCACGTTCGAGCACGGCGCCTCGGTGCTCCAACTGCGGCACGACCCCGGGCAGGACGCCGCCGAGCGACTGGCCTCGGTCCGCCGGCGCCTGCTCAAGGCCCGGCGCGACCGCCCGCAGCCCCAGCGTGACGAGAAGGTCGTCGCGGCGTGGAACGGCCTGGCGATCACCGCCCTGGCTGAGTCCGGCGCGATCCTGGGGCACCGGCACTGGGTGGCGGCCGCGCTGCGCGCCGCGGCCCTGCTCGACACGGTGCACCTGCGCACCGAGCCCACCGGGCCCGACGGCGCCGCCGAGACCCGTGTGATGCGGACGTCCCGCGACGGCGTCGTCAGCACGGCCGCGGGTGTCCTCGCGGACTACGCGAACGTCGCCGAGGGCTTCCTTGCCCTGTACTCGGTGACGGATGACGAGCACTGGTTCACCCGGGCTGGCGAGCTGCTGGAGACCGTGCTGTCCCACTTCTCCGACGGCGACGGCGGCTTCTTCGACACCGCAGACGACCGCACCGACCCGGTCCTGGCCCGCATGCTGCGCCCCCGGGACATCGCCGACGGCCCGGCGCCCGCCGGCCCGTCCGCCGCCGCCGGCGCGCTGCTGGCGTACGCGGCCCTCACCGGCTCGGCACGCCACCGCGAAGCCGCCGAGGCCGCGCTCGCCGTGCCGCTCGCCATCGCCGCACGGGCGCCACGCGCGTGCGGGTGGGCCCTCGCCGTCACCGAGGCCGCGCTGGACGGGCCCGTGCAGGTCGCGGTCATCGGTCGCTCGCTCGACCCGGCCACCGGAGAGCTCGCCCAGGTCGCGCGGCGTTCTCCCGCCCCGGGCGCGGTGCTCGCGGTCGGGGACCCGGAGCGCATCGAGGTGCTCGGCACCCGCGTCCCGCTCCTCGAGGGGCGCACGCTCGTGGGCGGGCTCGCGGCCGCCTACGTGTGCCGGGGGTTCGTGTGCGACCTGCCCGCCACCGACCCGGGACAGCTGGCCCGTGCGCTCGGTGGCGCGGCCACGGCGCCGGGCGCACGATGA